In Ostrea edulis chromosome 4, xbOstEdul1.1, whole genome shotgun sequence, a single window of DNA contains:
- the LOC125669028 gene encoding forkhead box protein H1-like: MTMSGSPKVTFSQKKGKKDLQEMDGSVVRFHSNYQRHPKPPYPYTGMIIHAITSAPEKCLTLSGINHRLEEMFDFFKGPYKGWKDSVRHNLSHNACFVKGGRCTEPESKGNLWYVDISKAPINCFKLQDTPVARQGNWAQELHIQLGLAEIPIPSKKPTSPVSLHARKFPWDINNSSSVVSGVAFNSSSHGSDSVYPVPLSATPVSTVNEEFSVEPNNESFSESREVPAFLSDASFEGSIKTRKVSRQSRRNNSVWNKRSREDLMKTIARKAARKMTSETPIQNFSLLCQSPHFTQNETYSNPPNDTHPYHQHQYFPEPNFFRQSTKHMPNYDHSPFQSFLYQSDGPNFEYPKAPTIDIQQQNYPGYPYFPAQPLDPYHTAASWNNTSYQLLYQQKAIYDPTTPVMTFLSQKSDPVDFSHTISSQQELPNDSSYVEVEEVDE; the protein is encoded by the coding sequence ATGACAATGTCGGGCAGTCCAAAGGTCACATTCAGTCAAAAGAAGGGGAAGAAGGATTTGCAAGAAATGGATGGCAGTGTCGTGCGATTCCATTCCAACTACCAGCGCCATCCTAAACCACCATATCCGTACACAGGAATGATAATTCATGCCATCACCTCTGCACCAGAGAAGTGTCTAACACTTAGTGGTATTAACCATAGGTTGGAAGAGATGTTCGACTTCTTTAAAGGCCCCTACAAAGGATGGAAAGACTCTGTTAGGCACAATCTTTCCCACAACGCATGCTTTGTGAAGGGTGGACGATGTACAGAGCCAGAGAGTAAGGGAAACCTATGGTATGTAGACATATCCAAGGCACCTATAAACTGCTTCAAGCTTCAAGACACGCCAGTCGCACGCCAGGGAAACTGGGCTCAGGAACTCCACATACAGTTAGGACTCGCAGAAATTCCCATTCCTTCCAAGAAACCCACTTCTCCTGTTAGTCTTCATGCCAGGAAATTTCCTTGGGATATAAACAACTCATCCAGTGTTGTCAGTGGTGTTGCATTCAACAGCTCCAGTCACGGTTCAGATTCTGTATACCCTGTACCGCTCAGTGCAACTCCTGTGTCCACAGTCAACGAGGAGTTTTCTGTAGAACCCAACAATGAGAGTTTCAGTGAATCCAGAGAAGTGCCTGCTTTTTTGTCCGACGCCAGCTTTGAAGGGTCAATCAAAACCAGGAAAGTATCGAGACAAAGCAGAAGGAATAATTCGGTGTGGAACAAGAGAAGCAGGGAGGATCTGATGAAAACCATTGCACGTAAAGCTGCCAGGAAGATGACTTCTGAAACACCTATCCAAAACTTTTCCCTTCTCTGCCAGTCTCCCCATTTCACACAAAATGAAACATATTCTAATCCTCCAAATGACACACATCCCTACCACCAGCATCAGTATTTCCCCGAACCGAATTTCTTTCGCCAATCAACCAAACACATGCCGAACTATGACCATTCTCCATTCCAATCTTTTCTATATCAGTCAGATGGACCTAACTTCGAGTATCCCAAGGCTCCCACAATCGACATTCAACAGCAGAATTATCCTGGGTATCCATACTTTCCCGCTCAACCATTGGACCCTTATCACACAGCTGCATCTTGGAACAATACCAGCTACCAGCTTCTATATCAACAGAAGGCGATTTATGACCCTACGACACCCGTCATGACGTTTCTCTCTCAGAAAAGTGATCCCGTGGATTTTAGTCATACCATATCATCACAACAGGAGCTTCCCAACGACAGTTCTTATGTGGAGGTAGAAGAAGTAGATGAATAG